A region of Arabidopsis thaliana chromosome 5, partial sequence DNA encodes the following proteins:
- the TBL19 gene encoding TRICHOME BIREFRINGENCE-LIKE 19: protein MLSLSKSLLLSLSLSIFPSMELVHSATFPCKQKLLIAVTIATSLLTIIPLLYPLLEDPNFFLKQQPPSQSSIINLENGVVTSHDSCDIFSGEWVPNPEAPYYTNTTCWAIHEHQNCMKFGRPDTDFIKWKWKPYGCEDGLPVFDPVRFLEIVRGKTMAFVGDSVSRNHMQSLICLLSQVEYPMDASVKNDDYFKRWTYETYNFTIAAFWTPHLVKSKEPDQTQPKHIDIFDLYLDEADESWTADIGDFDFVIISSGHWHYRPSVYYENRTITGCHYCQLPNITDLTMFYGYRKAFRTAFKAILDSESFKGVMYLRSFAPSHFEGGLWNEGGDCLRKQPYRSNETQDETTMKLHKIQLEEFWRAEEEAKKKGKRLRLLDTTQAMWLRPDGHPSRYGHIPEANVTLYNDCVHWCLPGPIDNLNDFLLAMLKREEDKGFLAQVRKMLS from the exons ATgctttctctctcaaaatctctccttctttctctgtctctctctatctttcctTCAATGGAGCTTGTTCATTCTGCAACATTTCCATGTAAACAAAAGCTACTCATCGCAGTGACCATTGCTACATCTCTTTTAACCATCATCCCTCTTCTCTACCCTTTGCTTGAAGACCCTAACTTCTTCCTCAAGCAACAACCTCCAAGCCAAAGCAGCATCATCAACCTCGAAAACGGTGTTGTAACATCACATGACAGCTGCGACATATTCTCGGGAGAGTGGGTTCCTAACCCTGAGGCACCTTACTACACCAACACGACGTGCTGGGCGATACACGAACACCAAAATTGCATGAAGTTTGGAAGACCCGACACGGATTTCATCAAATGGAAATGGAAACCTTACGGGTGCGAAGACGGCTTGCCGGTATTTGACCCGGTTAGGTTTCTTGAGATCGTGAGAGGTAAAACCATGGCGTTTGTTGGTGACTCAGTTAGCAGAAACCACATGCAGTCTTTGATCTGCCTTCTTTCTCAG GTTGAATATCCGATGGATGCTTCGGTTAAGAATGACGATTATTTCAAACGATGGACATACGAAACATACAATTTCACGATCGCCGCATTTTGGACACCACACTTGGTTAAGTCCAAAGAACCCGACCAGACCCAGCCCAAGcatattgatatttttgacCTATACCTTGATGAGGCAGACGAGAGTTGGACAGCCGATATAGGAGATTTTGACTTCGTAATCATCTCTTCTGGCCACTGGCATTACCGGCCATCAGTCTACTACGAAAACCGGACTATCACCGGTTGCCATTATTGCCAATTACCGAACATAACCGATCTCACAATGTTTTATGGGTATAGAAAAGCTTTTAGAACCGCGTTTAAAGCGATCTTGGATTCGGAAAGCTTCAAAGGCGTAATGTACTTACGAAGTTTTGCACCGTCACATTTTGAAGGCGGGTTGTGGAATGAAGGAGGAGATTGTTTGAGGAAACAACCTTATAGGAGCAATGAGACTCAAGACGAAACGACAATGAAGCTACACAAGATTCAGTTGGAAGAATTTTGgagagctgaagaagaagcgaagaagaaagggaaaagGTTACGATTACTAGATACGACCCAAGCTATGTGGCTTAGACCCGACGGTCACCCAAGCCGCTACGGCCATATTCCAGAGGCCAATGTCACGTTGTACAACGACTGTGTCCACTGGTGCTTGCCCGGTCCTATCGACAACCTCAATGACTTCTTGCTGGCTATgctaaagagagaagaagacaaaggatTCTTGGCGCAAGTTCGAAAAATGTTGTCCTAA
- the TBL19 gene encoding TRICHOME BIREFRINGENCE-LIKE 19 (TRICHOME BIREFRINGENCE-LIKE 19 (TBL19); INVOLVED IN: biological_process unknown; LOCATED IN: endomembrane system; CONTAINS InterPro DOMAIN/s: Protein of unknown function DUF231, plant (InterPro:IPR004253); BEST Arabidopsis thaliana protein match is: TRICHOME BIREFRINGENCE-LIKE 21 (TAIR:AT5G15890.1); Has 1807 Blast hits to 1807 proteins in 277 species: Archae - 0; Bacteria - 0; Metazoa - 736; Fungi - 347; Plants - 385; Viruses - 0; Other Eukaryotes - 339 (source: NCBI BLink).) has translation MELVHSATFPCKQKLLIAVTIATSLLTIIPLLYPLLEDPNFFLKQQPPSQSSIINLENGVVTSHDSCDIFSGEWVPNPEAPYYTNTTCWAIHEHQNCMKFGRPDTDFIKWKWKPYGCEDGLPVFDPVRFLEIVRGKTMAFVGDSVSRNHMQSLICLLSQVEYPMDASVKNDDYFKRWTYETYNFTIAAFWTPHLVKSKEPDQTQPKHIDIFDLYLDEADESWTADIGDFDFVIISSGHWHYRPSVYYENRTITGCHYCQLPNITDLTMFYGYRKAFRTAFKAILDSESFKGVMYLRSFAPSHFEGGLWNEGGDCLRKQPYRSNETQDETTMKLHKIQLEEFWRAEEEAKKKGKRLRLLDTTQAMWLRPDGHPSRYGHIPEANVTLYNDCVHWCLPGPIDNLNDFLLAMLKREEDKGFLAQVRKMLS, from the exons ATGGAGCTTGTTCATTCTGCAACATTTCCATGTAAACAAAAGCTACTCATCGCAGTGACCATTGCTACATCTCTTTTAACCATCATCCCTCTTCTCTACCCTTTGCTTGAAGACCCTAACTTCTTCCTCAAGCAACAACCTCCAAGCCAAAGCAGCATCATCAACCTCGAAAACGGTGTTGTAACATCACATGACAGCTGCGACATATTCTCGGGAGAGTGGGTTCCTAACCCTGAGGCACCTTACTACACCAACACGACGTGCTGGGCGATACACGAACACCAAAATTGCATGAAGTTTGGAAGACCCGACACGGATTTCATCAAATGGAAATGGAAACCTTACGGGTGCGAAGACGGCTTGCCGGTATTTGACCCGGTTAGGTTTCTTGAGATCGTGAGAGGTAAAACCATGGCGTTTGTTGGTGACTCAGTTAGCAGAAACCACATGCAGTCTTTGATCTGCCTTCTTTCTCAG GTTGAATATCCGATGGATGCTTCGGTTAAGAATGACGATTATTTCAAACGATGGACATACGAAACATACAATTTCACGATCGCCGCATTTTGGACACCACACTTGGTTAAGTCCAAAGAACCCGACCAGACCCAGCCCAAGcatattgatatttttgacCTATACCTTGATGAGGCAGACGAGAGTTGGACAGCCGATATAGGAGATTTTGACTTCGTAATCATCTCTTCTGGCCACTGGCATTACCGGCCATCAGTCTACTACGAAAACCGGACTATCACCGGTTGCCATTATTGCCAATTACCGAACATAACCGATCTCACAATGTTTTATGGGTATAGAAAAGCTTTTAGAACCGCGTTTAAAGCGATCTTGGATTCGGAAAGCTTCAAAGGCGTAATGTACTTACGAAGTTTTGCACCGTCACATTTTGAAGGCGGGTTGTGGAATGAAGGAGGAGATTGTTTGAGGAAACAACCTTATAGGAGCAATGAGACTCAAGACGAAACGACAATGAAGCTACACAAGATTCAGTTGGAAGAATTTTGgagagctgaagaagaagcgaagaagaaagggaaaagGTTACGATTACTAGATACGACCCAAGCTATGTGGCTTAGACCCGACGGTCACCCAAGCCGCTACGGCCATATTCCAGAGGCCAATGTCACGTTGTACAACGACTGTGTCCACTGGTGCTTGCCCGGTCCTATCGACAACCTCAATGACTTCTTGCTGGCTATgctaaagagagaagaagacaaaggatTCTTGGCGCAAGTTCGAAAAATGTTGTCCTAA
- the SMC5 gene encoding structural maintenance of chromosomes 5 (structural maintenance of chromosomes 5 (SMC5); FUNCTIONS IN: ATP binding; INVOLVED IN: sister chromatid cohesion, chromosome segregation; LOCATED IN: chromosome, nucleus; EXPRESSED IN: 23 plant structures; EXPRESSED DURING: 13 growth stages; CONTAINS InterPro DOMAIN/s: RecF/RecN/SMC protein, N-terminal (InterPro:IPR003395); BEST Arabidopsis thaliana protein match is: P-loop containing nucleoside triphosphate hydrolases superfamily protein (TAIR:AT5G61460.1); Has 1807 Blast hits to 1807 proteins in 277 species: Archae - 0; Bacteria - 0; Metazoa - 736; Fungi - 347; Plants - 385; Viruses - 0; Other Eukaryotes - 339 (source: NCBI BLink).): MSERRAKRPKISRGEDDFLPGNIIEIELHNFMTFNHLVCKPGSRLNLVIGPNGSGKSSLVCAIALCLGGEPQLLGRATSVGAYVKRGEDSGYVKISLRGNTREENLTIFRKIDTRNKSEWMFNGSTVSKKDIVEIIQKFNIQVNNLTQFLPQDRVCEFAKLTPVQLLEETEKAVGDPQLPVHHRALVEKSRDLKQLERAVAKNGETLNQLKALVDEQEKDVERVRQRELFLTKVDSMKKKLPWLKYDMKKAEYMDAKKRMKEAEKKLDEAAKNLNSMKEPIEKQKKEKAETDSKCKKVKNLMDANGRNRCHLLEKEDEADARVVATYKELEELKKQEEHRQERILKATEDLVAAERELQNLPVYERPVAKLEELSSQVTELHHSINGKKNQKEDNEKLLSQKRYTLRQCVDKLKDMENANNKLLKALANSGADRIFDAYQWVQQNRHEFKREVYGPVLVEVNVPNRENACFLEGHVSFYIWKSFITQDPEDRDLLVKNLKRFDVPVLNYVGNSGNQKAPFHISDQMRSLGIHARLDQIFDAPDAVKEVLNSQFGLEDSYIGSKITDQRAEEVYKLGIKDFWTPDNHYRWSSSRYGGHSSASVDSVYQSRLLLCGVDVGELEKLRSRKEELEDSILFMEETHKSLQTEQRRLEEEAAKLHKEREEIVNVSYLEKKKRRELESRYQQRKTKLESLEQEEDMDASVAKLIDQASRANADRYTYAINLKKLLVEAVAHKWSYAEKHMASIELERKIRESEINIKQYEKTAQQLSLAVEYCKKEVEGKQQRLATAKRDAESVATITPELKKEFMEMPTTVEELEAAIQDNLSQANSILFINENILQEYEHRQSQIYTISTKLETDKRDLSICMKEIDSLKEKWLPTLRQLVGQINETFSHNFQEMAVAGEVSLDERDTDFDQYGIHIKVKFRESGQLQVLSSHHQSGGERSVSTILYLVSLQDLTNCPFRVVDEINQGMDPINERKMFQQLVRAASQPNTPQCFLLTPKLLPELEYSEACSILNIMNGPYIAEPSKVWSLGDSWGSLNRRRTEASQCS; encoded by the exons ATGTCTGAACGTCGTGCTAAGCGTCCTAAAATCTCCAGAGGAGAAGATGACTTTTTGCCTGGGAATATAATCGAAATCGAGCTTCACAACTTCATGACATTCAATCACTTGGTATGCAAACCTGGATCACGTTTGAACCTTGTTATTGGACCTAACGGATCAGGTAAGAGTTCTCTTGTCTGTGCCATTGCACTCTGTCTTGGTGGTGAGCCTCAGCTTCTTGGGAGAGCTACTAGTGTTGGAGCATATGTTAAGCGTGGGGAAGATTCTGGCTATGTCAAGATCTCTTTGAGAGGTAACACCAGGGAAGAAAATCTTACGATTTTTCGTAAGATCGATACACGTAACAAGTCTGAGTGGATGTTTAATGGAAGCACAGTTAGTAAGAAAGATATTGTGGAGATAATACAGAAATTCAACATTCAAGTTAACAATCTCACGCAGTTCCTGCCACAAGATAGGGTTTGCGAGTTTGCCAAGTTAACTCCTGTGCAACTCCTGGAGGAGACGGAAAAAGCTGTTGGGGATCCTCAACTGCCAGTCCATCATCGCGCGCTAGTTGAGAAAAGCCGTGATCTGAAGCAGCTTGAGAGAGCTGTGGCGAAAAATGGAGAGACGCTGAATCAGCTTAAAGCTCTTGTTGATGAGCAAGAGAAGGACGTGGAGCGTGTTAGGCAGAGAGAGTTGTTTTTGACTAAGGTTGATtccatgaagaagaaattgcCATGGCTAAAGTATGATATGAAAAAAGCTGAGTACATGGATGCTAAGAAGAGAATGAAGGAAGCCGAGAAAAAATTGGATGAAGCTGCAAAGAATTTGAACAGCATGAAGGAACCTatagaaaagcaaaagaaggagaaagcagAGACAGAttcaaaatgcaaaaaagtTAAGAATCTCATGGATGCAAATGGAAGAAACCGTTGTCACTTGCtcgagaaagaagatgaggcAGACGCACGTGTAGTGGCAACGTACAAAGAACTGGAGgaattgaagaaacaagaagagcaTCGTCAAGAAAGGATTCTGAAAGCTACTGAGGATCTCGTTGCTGCGGAACGGGAACTCCAAAACCTGCCTGTATACGAACGTCCTGTAGCCAAACTTGAAGAATTGAGCTCTCAGGTTACAGAGCTGCATCATAGCATTAACggaaagaagaatcagaagGAGGACAACGAGAAGCTTTTGTCTCAGAAGAGATACACCCTGAGGCAATGCGTAGATAAGTTAAAGGACATGGAGAATGCAAATAACAAACTCTTGAAAGCGTTAGCTAACTCTGGAGCTGATAGGATATTTGACGCATATCAATGGGTGCAACAGAATCGTCATGAGTTTAAAAGGGAAGTATATGGTCCTGTTTTGGTGGAGGTTAACGTTCCAAATCGAGAGAACGCTTGCTTTTTGGAGGgtcatgtttctttttatatctGGAAGTCTTTTATCACTCAGGATCCGGAGGACCGTGATTTGCtggttaaaaatttaaaacgatTTGATGTTCCTGTTCTAAACTATGTGGGCAATAGCGGCAATCAAAAGGCTCCCTTTCATATTTCTGATCAGATGCGTTCTCTTGGGATCCATGCTCGGCTTGATCAAATATTTGATGCTCCTGATGCCGTCAAGGAGGTTTTAAATTCCCAGTTTGGTCTGGAGGACTCGTACATTGGATCAAAGATTACCGATCAGAGGGCTGAAGAAGTCTATAAGTTGGGTATTAAAGATTTTTGGACCCCAGACAATCACTACCGGTGGTCTTCCTCAAGATATGGTGGTCATTCCTCTGCAAGTGTAGATTCTGTATATCAATCACGTCTTCTATTATGTGGGGTGGACGTTGGAGAGCTTGAGAAACTGAGATCAAGAAAGGAGGAATTAGAAGACTCTATTTTATTCATGGAGGAAACTCACAAGAGTCTTCAAACAGAGCAAAGACgtttggaagaagaagcagctaAACTTCATAAAGAGAGGGAGGAGATTGTAAATGTTTCGTatctggagaagaaaaaacgcCGTGAGTTGGAATCCCGTTACCAGCAAAGGAAGACAAAGCTGGAATCTTTAGAGCAAGAGGAGGACATGGATGCTTCAGTTGCTAAGCTGATTGATCAGGCTTCCAGAGCTAACGCTGACCGCTATACATATGCAATCAATCTCAAGAAATTACTTGTGGAGGCTGTTGCTCATAAGTGGAGTTACGCCGAGAAGCATATGGCTTCTATAGAATTGGAAAGAAAGATCAGAGAGTCGGAAATCAATATCAAACAATATGAGAAAACGGCACAACAGCTATCTCTCGCCGTTGAGTATTGTAAGAAAGAGGTAGAAGGAAAGCAGCAGCGGCTAGCAACTGCCAAGAGGGATGCAGAATCTGTTGCAACCATCACACCTGAACTTAAAAAGGAGTTTATGGAGATGCCTACCACAGTCGAAGAATTGGAAGCGGCTATACAAGACAATCTGTCTCAAGCCAATTCGATCCTTTTCATAAACGAGAACATTCTCCAAGAGTATGAACATCGCCAAAGTCAGATATATACCATTTCTACGAAGCTCGAAACTGATAAAAGAGATCTGAGCATATGCATGAAAGAAATCGATTCGCTAAAGGAGAAATGGCTTCCAACGTTGAGACAGCTTGTTGGTCAGATAAATGAAACATTCAGCCACAACTTCCAAGAAATGGCTGTTGCAGGAGAAGTTTCATTGGATGAACGTGACACTGACTTTGATCAATACGGAATACATATCAAAGTGAAATTCAGAGAATCTGGGCAACTTCAGGTTCTAAGCTCTCACCACCAATCTGGAGGAGAGCGTTCTGTCTCAACTATCCTTTACCTCGTCTCTCTTCAAGATCTGACAAACTGTCCTTTCAGGGTTGTTGATGAGATTAATCAAG GTATGGATCCCATAAATGAAAGGAAGATGTTTCAACAATTGGTTAGAGCTGCTAGTCAACCAAACACACCACA GTGCTTCTTACTGACCCCAAAACTCTTACCGGAGCTAGAATACAGTGAAGCCTGTAGCATTCTGAACATCATGAACGGTCCTTATATCGCGGAGCCTTCAAAAGTTTGGAGCTTAGGTGATAGTTGGGGCAGTCTCAATAGACGGAGAACCGAAGCTAGTCAATGTTCCTAA
- the PAM1 gene encoding plant adhesion molecule 1 (plant adhesion molecule 1 (PAM1); FUNCTIONS IN: RAB GTPase activator activity; INVOLVED IN: regulation of Rab GTPase activity; LOCATED IN: intracellular; EXPRESSED IN: 24 plant structures; EXPRESSED DURING: 15 growth stages; CONTAINS InterPro DOMAIN/s: RabGAP/TBC (InterPro:IPR000195); BEST Arabidopsis thaliana protein match is: Ypt/Rab-GAP domain of gyp1p superfamily protein (TAIR:AT3G02460.1); Has 1807 Blast hits to 1807 proteins in 277 species: Archae - 0; Bacteria - 0; Metazoa - 736; Fungi - 347; Plants - 385; Viruses - 0; Other Eukaryotes - 339 (source: NCBI BLink).), translating into MERKRTKDSEPGPVPLLVPVDRFGFLKQEHGSSPQRFTKTKSSINYEKEEKRVTKWRKMIGTGGSDWKHYVRRKPHVVKRRIRKGIPDCLRGLVWQLISGSRDLLLMNPGVYVQLVIYETSASELDIIRDISRTFPSHVFFQKRHGPGQRSLYNVLKAYSVYDRDVGYVQGMGFIAGLLLLYMSEEDAFWLLVALLKGAVHSPIEGLYQAGLPLVQQYLLQFDQLVRELMPKLGEHFTQEMINPSMYASQWFITVFSYSLPFHSALRIWDVFLAEGVKIVFKVGLALLKHCHDDLLKLPFEELMHALRNFPEDAMDPDTLLPLAYSIKVSKRLEEMKQDCDKAVAKPTQTAKSVRQ; encoded by the exons ATggagagaaaaagaacaaaggaCAGTGAACCAGGACCAGTCCCTCTGCTTGTACCGGTTGATAGATTTGGGTTTCTGAAACAGGAACATGGCAGTTCTCCTCAACGTTTCACCAAGACTAAATCATCTATTAATTATGAGAA ggaggagaagagagtgaCAAAATGGAGGAAGATGATTGGAACTGGGGGTAGTGATTGGAAGCATTACGTTAGGAGAAAACCTCATGTTGTCAAGAGGCGGATTCGAAAAGGGATCCCTGATTGCTTAAGGGGTCTCGTTTGGCAATTGATCTCTGGAAGTCGAGACCTTTTGCTTATGAATCCCGGTGTTTATGTG CAACTGGTGATTTATGAGACGTCGGCATCAGAACTCGATATCATTCGGGATATATCTCGTACTTTCCCGTCACATGTTTTCTTCCAGAAGAGACATGGACCAGGCCAAAGATCATTATACAATGTTCTAAAAGCATACTCTGTCTATGACAGAGATGTCGGATATGTTCAG GGAATGGGTTTCATAGCCGGTTTGTTGCTTCTTTATATGAGCGAAGAAGATGCATTCTGGTTATTAGTTGCATTACTCAAAGGAGCTGTCCACTCCCCAATAGAAGGATTGTATCAG GCAGGGCTTCCTCTTGTACAGCAATATCTGTTACAGTTTGATCAGTTGGTAAGAGAGCTAATGCCCAAACTAGGAGAACATTTCACTCAAGAAATGATCAATCCGAGTATGTATGCAAGTCAATGGTTCATAACCGTCTTTTCGTATTCACTTCCTTTCCATTCAGCGCTACGAATTTGGGATGTGTTTCTAGCTGAG GGTGTTAAAATCGTGTTCAAAGTCGGTTTAGCATTATTGAAGCATTGCCATGATGATTTGTTGAAATTGCCATTTGAGGAACTCATGCATGCTCTGAGGAATTTCCCTGAAGATGCCATGGATCCTGATACTTTGCTTCCATTGGCTTATTCCATTAAG GTATCAAAGCGTTTGGAAGAAATGAAACAGGATTGTGACAAGGCCGTTGCTAAACCGACTCAAACGGCCAAATCGGTTCGACAATAG
- a CDS encoding NAD(P)-binding Rossmann-fold superfamily protein (NAD(P)-binding Rossmann-fold superfamily protein; FUNCTIONS IN: coenzyme binding, binding, catalytic activity; INVOLVED IN: cellular metabolic process, metabolic process; EXPRESSED IN: 26 plant structures; EXPRESSED DURING: 15 growth stages; CONTAINS InterPro DOMAIN/s: NAD-dependent epimerase/dehydratase (InterPro:IPR001509), NAD(P)-binding domain (InterPro:IPR016040); BEST Arabidopsis thaliana protein match is: NAD(P)-binding Rossmann-fold superfamily protein (TAIR:AT5G10730.1); Has 30201 Blast hits to 17322 proteins in 780 species: Archae - 12; Bacteria - 1396; Metazoa - 17338; Fungi - 3422; Plants - 5037; Viruses - 0; Other Eukaryotes - 2996 (source: NCBI BLink).), which yields MLRSLIWKRSQAYSSVVTMSSISQRGNERLLSEVAGSHSRDNKILVLGGNGYVGSHICKEALRQGFSVSSLSRSGRSSLHDSWVDDVTWHQGDLLSPDSLKPALEGITSVISCVGGFGSNSQMVRINGTANINAVKAAAEQGVKRFVYISAADFGVINNLIRGYFEGKRATEAEILDKFGNRGSVLRPGFIHGTRQVGSIKLPLSLIGAPLEMVLKLLPKEVTKIPVIGPLLIPPVNVKSVAATAVKAAVDPEFASGVIDVYRILQHGH from the exons ATGTTAAGGTCTCTGATTTGGAAACGATCACAGGCATATTCTTCAGTCGTCACGATGTC TTCAATCAGTCAGAGAGGAAATGAAAGGCTTTTGTCTGAAGTCGCTGGTTCACATTCAAGAGATAATAAG ATATTGgttttgggaggaaatggttATGTAGGTTCACACATATGTAAGGAGGCACTGAGACAAGGTTTCTCTGTATCTAGTCTTAGCAG GTCTGGAAGATCTTCTCTTCACGATTCGTGGGTCGATGATGTAACCTGGCATCAAG GTGATTTGCTTTCACCCGATTCTCTGAAGCCTGCACTAGAAGGAATTACATCTGTG ATTTCATGTGTTGGTGGTTTTGGTTCCAACTCACAAATGGTCAGAATTAACGGTACTGCAAACATCAATGCTGTTAAAGCTGCAGCAGAACAAG GTGTGAAGagatttgtgtatatatcaGCTGCGGATTTTGGTGTCATAAATAACTTGATTCGAGGATATTTCGAAGGGAAG AGAGCAACCGAAGCTGAGATTTTGGATAAATTTGGAAACAGAG GTTCGGTTTTAAGGCCAGGATTCATACATGGGACTCGTCAGGTCGGTAGCATAAAGCTGCCACTTAGTCTCATTGGAGCTCCTCTCGAAATG GTTTTGAAGCTGTTGCCAAAAGAGGTGACGAAAATTCCTGTGATCGGGCCACTTTTAATACCTCCGGTCAATGTCAAATCCGTTGCAGCAACAGCGGTAAAAGCTGCAGTTGATCCCGAGTTTGCTTCTGGAGTCATCGATGTGTACCGGATTCTTCAACATGGTCACTGA
- a CDS encoding NAD(P)-binding Rossmann-fold superfamily protein, whose amino-acid sequence MQILVLGGNGYVGSHICKEALRQGFSVSSLSRSGRSSLHDSWVDDVTWHQGDLLSPDSLKPALEGITSVISCVGGFGSNSQMVRINGTANINAVKAAAEQGVKRFVYISAADFGVINNLIRGYFEGKRATEAEILDKFGNRGSVLRPGFIHGTRQVGSIKLPLSLIGAPLEMVLKLLPKEVTKIPVIGPLLIPPVNVKSVAATAVKAAVDPEFASGVIDVYRILQHGH is encoded by the exons ATGCAGATATTGgttttgggaggaaatggttATGTAGGTTCACACATATGTAAGGAGGCACTGAGACAAGGTTTCTCTGTATCTAGTCTTAGCAG GTCTGGAAGATCTTCTCTTCACGATTCGTGGGTCGATGATGTAACCTGGCATCAAG GTGATTTGCTTTCACCCGATTCTCTGAAGCCTGCACTAGAAGGAATTACATCTGTG ATTTCATGTGTTGGTGGTTTTGGTTCCAACTCACAAATGGTCAGAATTAACGGTACTGCAAACATCAATGCTGTTAAAGCTGCAGCAGAACAAG GTGTGAAGagatttgtgtatatatcaGCTGCGGATTTTGGTGTCATAAATAACTTGATTCGAGGATATTTCGAAGGGAAG AGAGCAACCGAAGCTGAGATTTTGGATAAATTTGGAAACAGAG GTTCGGTTTTAAGGCCAGGATTCATACATGGGACTCGTCAGGTCGGTAGCATAAAGCTGCCACTTAGTCTCATTGGAGCTCCTCTCGAAATG GTTTTGAAGCTGTTGCCAAAAGAGGTGACGAAAATTCCTGTGATCGGGCCACTTTTAATACCTCCGGTCAATGTCAAATCCGTTGCAGCAACAGCGGTAAAAGCTGCAGTTGATCCCGAGTTTGCTTCTGGAGTCATCGATGTGTACCGGATTCTTCAACATGGTCACTGA